Proteins co-encoded in one Paraburkholderia edwinii genomic window:
- a CDS encoding hybrid sensor histidine kinase/response regulator: MDDDQNQDSDLSWMQSLIRRVSEYAIFRLTARGDVASWNPGAGRIKGYEPGEIIGRNFSVFYTEEDRRGGVPQRGLEIARRSGQYDTEGWRVRKDGSRFWASVLITALYAPDGTFIGFGKIVRDTTDKRLAYEAVVDSERRFRLLVQGVTDYSIFMLSPEGHVTNWNLGAARIKGYQADEIIGAHFSRFYTPEDAAEGLPARSLATAATEGRFETEGWRVRKDGSRFWANVVIDAIRDEEGQLVGFAKITRDVTERKNAHEELEKARAALLQSQKMEALGKLTGGVAHDFNNVLQVLRGNLELLEGRHGRDVWTRERLGKAIEAVEHGANLASQLLAFGRRQALQPVVVNLAVMLRSMDDLLRRALGEVINVETVIAGGLWNTLVDPNHLENVVLNLAINARDAMPEGGKLTLELSNAMLDDHYSALDADVREGQYVLLAITDTGTGMPADVLERAFEPFFTTKPEGQGTGLGLSMAYGFIKQSGGHIRIYSEPGHGTIVKIYLPRSMENTACLEPAEPVALTGGSETILVVEDDRRVQATVVETLRQLGYAVLKANDAQSALAIVQSGAHIDLLFTDVVMPGTMRSTELARLATRLLPHLKVLFTSGYTQNAIVHGGRLDPGVHLLSKPYSREQLASKIRRLLGPARRKDVNTAMDEQPSGLTPTGAPHAPVGLSILIVDDDRTAREAISELLINMGYDVKQAGSAEEAMPMLAMERPDVLLTDIVLPGQSGIEFARAAVERHPGIRIVFASGGDAPSRNELGFKCASLRKPFSVEQLHTLIAAMHERTHRKKDE; the protein is encoded by the coding sequence ATGGACGACGATCAGAACCAGGATAGCGATCTGTCATGGATGCAGTCCCTAATCAGGCGCGTTTCGGAATACGCGATCTTCAGGCTGACCGCGCGGGGAGACGTGGCTAGCTGGAACCCCGGCGCCGGACGCATCAAGGGCTACGAGCCTGGTGAAATAATCGGCCGGAATTTCTCCGTTTTCTACACAGAGGAGGACCGGCGCGGCGGTGTCCCTCAGCGGGGACTGGAGATCGCGCGTAGGTCCGGGCAATACGATACGGAAGGCTGGCGCGTACGCAAGGACGGTTCGCGGTTCTGGGCCAGCGTGCTCATCACGGCACTCTACGCGCCAGACGGCACATTCATCGGCTTCGGCAAGATCGTACGCGACACGACGGACAAGCGCCTCGCCTATGAAGCTGTCGTCGATAGCGAGCGGCGCTTCCGGCTGCTGGTCCAGGGCGTGACCGATTACTCGATCTTCATGCTGTCGCCCGAAGGGCATGTAACCAACTGGAATCTCGGCGCCGCGCGCATCAAGGGGTATCAGGCGGACGAAATCATTGGGGCGCATTTCAGCCGGTTCTATACACCGGAAGATGCGGCTGAAGGTCTGCCTGCTCGCAGTCTCGCCACCGCCGCGACCGAAGGGCGTTTCGAAACTGAGGGATGGCGCGTCAGGAAAGACGGCAGCCGGTTCTGGGCAAACGTCGTCATCGACGCAATCCGCGATGAAGAGGGGCAACTGGTCGGTTTCGCCAAGATCACACGCGACGTGACCGAGCGAAAGAACGCCCACGAAGAGCTCGAAAAGGCGCGTGCCGCGCTGCTTCAGTCGCAGAAGATGGAGGCGCTCGGCAAACTGACCGGCGGCGTGGCGCACGATTTCAATAACGTGCTGCAGGTCTTGCGCGGGAATCTGGAACTGCTCGAAGGGCGGCATGGCCGCGACGTCTGGACAAGAGAGCGTCTCGGCAAGGCGATTGAAGCGGTCGAGCATGGGGCAAACCTTGCGTCACAGCTATTGGCGTTCGGGCGCCGTCAGGCACTGCAGCCGGTTGTCGTGAATCTGGCCGTCATGCTGCGCAGCATGGACGACCTCCTCAGACGGGCACTCGGCGAGGTCATCAATGTAGAAACGGTTATTGCTGGCGGACTGTGGAACACGCTGGTCGACCCGAACCACCTTGAGAATGTCGTCCTGAACCTTGCCATCAACGCCCGCGACGCCATGCCGGAAGGCGGCAAACTGACGCTCGAGCTGTCGAACGCCATGCTCGACGATCACTACAGTGCACTCGACGCGGATGTCCGCGAGGGCCAATATGTGCTGCTGGCGATCACCGACACCGGAACCGGCATGCCCGCCGACGTGCTGGAGCGCGCTTTCGAGCCATTCTTTACGACCAAGCCGGAAGGGCAAGGCACGGGTCTGGGTCTGAGCATGGCGTATGGCTTCATCAAGCAGAGCGGTGGCCATATCAGGATTTACAGCGAGCCGGGACACGGAACGATCGTGAAGATCTATCTGCCGCGCTCGATGGAGAACACGGCCTGTCTCGAACCCGCAGAACCCGTTGCGCTCACCGGCGGGTCCGAGACCATTCTTGTGGTCGAGGACGACCGGCGCGTACAGGCAACCGTGGTCGAAACCCTCAGGCAACTGGGCTATGCGGTGCTCAAGGCGAACGACGCACAAAGCGCACTCGCTATCGTGCAAAGCGGCGCCCATATCGACCTCTTGTTCACGGACGTCGTGATGCCCGGCACGATGCGCAGCACCGAACTAGCCAGACTTGCGACGCGCTTGCTGCCACACCTGAAGGTTCTTTTTACGTCAGGTTATACACAGAATGCGATCGTCCACGGCGGCCGCCTGGACCCGGGCGTTCACCTGTTGAGCAAGCCTTATAGCCGGGAGCAGCTGGCGTCGAAGATTCGCCGGTTGCTAGGTCCGGCCCGCAGGAAAGACGTGAACACGGCGATGGACGAACAACCGTCCGGACTCACGCCGACGGGAGCGCCTCATGCGCCCGTAGGTCTCTCCATCCTGATCGTGGACGATGACAGGACGGCACGGGAGGCAATCAGCGAATTGCTCATCAACATGGGCTATGACGTGAAACAGGCCGGCAGCGCAGAAGAGGCGATGCCCATGCTGGCGATGGAAAGGCCGGACGTGCTTCTGACGGATATTGTCCTCCCGGGCCAGTCTGGAATCGAATTCGCAAGGGCGGCTGTCGAGCGCCATCCAGGTATCAGGATAGTGTTTGCGTCGGGGGGCGACGCGCCGTCTCGCAATGAGCTCGGGTTCAAATGTGCTTCGCTTCGCAAGCCGTTCAGTGTGGAACAACTGCATACCCTGATCGCAGCGATGCATGAACGGACGCACAGGAAAAAAGACGAGTGA
- a CDS encoding Hsp20/alpha crystallin family protein, translated as MSDNTQITQHDPNAMTRAEPDEARRRVTLTPAVDIVEDAHAVTVWADLPGVQKDKLDIRVHDGSLTIDAESVVPVTPDLRLSHAEIRAPYFSRRFTVSEDFDTSQIDAVLKDGVLKLAIPRRDEAKPRRIEVRLG; from the coding sequence ATGAGCGACAACACCCAGATCACCCAGCACGACCCGAACGCAATGACGCGCGCGGAACCGGACGAAGCACGACGCCGCGTCACGCTGACGCCGGCCGTCGATATCGTCGAGGACGCGCATGCTGTTACGGTGTGGGCCGACCTGCCGGGCGTGCAAAAGGACAAGCTCGACATCAGGGTTCACGACGGCAGCCTGACGATCGATGCGGAATCCGTCGTACCGGTGACGCCGGACCTGCGGCTCTCGCACGCGGAAATACGCGCGCCGTATTTCTCACGCCGGTTCACGGTCAGCGAGGACTTCGACACGTCGCAAATCGACGCGGTTCTGAAGGACGGCGTGCTCAAGCTGGCCATTCCACGCCGCGACGAGGCGAAGCCGCGGCGCATCGAGGTGCGCCTCGGATAA
- a CDS encoding Hsp20/alpha crystallin family protein yields MSDLYFRTDLFGELDRLQRQMSGLFEGFPSSLRSSRMGTFPHINVGTTDSTIEIVAFAPGVDPAKLDISIDKGLLSIAGERSTLQPLPEGTRQYAQERFTGSFRRVIELPQQADPDKVHARYTDGCLLITVGKREASKPRAITVE; encoded by the coding sequence ATGAGTGATCTCTATTTTCGAACCGACCTGTTTGGCGAGCTCGACCGGCTGCAGCGGCAGATGTCGGGCCTCTTCGAAGGCTTTCCTTCCAGCCTTCGTTCAAGCCGGATGGGCACCTTTCCTCACATCAACGTCGGCACGACCGACAGCACGATCGAGATCGTGGCGTTCGCGCCTGGCGTCGATCCCGCGAAACTCGATATCTCTATCGACAAGGGCCTGCTGTCGATTGCCGGCGAGCGGTCCACACTGCAACCCTTGCCGGAAGGCACGCGTCAGTACGCGCAGGAGCGCTTCACCGGCAGCTTCCGGCGGGTCATCGAACTGCCGCAACAGGCCGATCCCGACAAGGTGCACGCGCGCTACACCGATGGGTGCCTGCTGATTACCGTGGGCAAGCGCGAGGCGTCGAAGCCCCGTGCCATTACCGTTGAATGA
- a CDS encoding ferritin-like domain-containing protein codes for MTVKSINDLFVHSLSDSAEKQMTKSLPKLSRAAGHADLSAAFITHLEETQGQIERIDQVVESCGIRLKRVKCVAMEGLIEEGQEQIDEIERGPVLDAALIAAAQKVEHYEIAAYGSLIALAKQLGETHAVTLLLQTLKEEKATDEKLTLPAEEKIAAEALGR; via the coding sequence ATGACAGTCAAGTCAATCAACGATCTTTTTGTTCATTCCCTTTCCGATAGCGCGGAAAAACAGATGACCAAGTCGCTGCCCAAACTTTCCCGCGCCGCGGGCCACGCCGATCTGAGCGCGGCGTTCATCACTCATCTGGAAGAAACCCAAGGTCAGATCGAGCGGATAGATCAGGTGGTGGAAAGCTGCGGGATCCGTCTCAAGCGCGTTAAATGCGTGGCGATGGAAGGCCTGATCGAGGAGGGCCAGGAGCAGATCGACGAAATTGAAAGGGGCCCGGTGCTGGACGCTGCCCTGATTGCGGCCGCACAAAAGGTCGAGCACTACGAAATTGCCGCCTACGGATCGCTGATCGCGCTGGCCAAACAGCTCGGTGAAACGCACGCGGTCACGCTGCTGCTTCAGACGCTCAAGGAAGAAAAGGCTACCGACGAGAAGCTGACGCTGCCGGCCGAAGAAAAGATTGCCGCGGAAGCACTGGGCAGGTAG
- a CDS encoding manganese catalase family protein — protein MFMHNRRLQYTVRVSATNPGLANLMLEQFGGPQGELAAAMRYFTQAVAEEDPGRKDMLYDIATEELSHLEIIGCLVAMLNRGAKGELAEAVDGQAELYRKLNGPGNDSHVTQLLYGGGPPLTNSGGVPWSAAYIDTIGEPTADLRSNIAAEARAKIVYERLINVTDDAGIRDALGFLMTREVAHQKSFEKALYAITPNFPPGKAPPIPEFPSTYFKMSHGGDVVQAPWNSGTGLSMQQGEPAVDGGDGNAWVGLDAAEESALTEMSGRLQSDPSSDPATGAELGSDPSGVGVEESDAPAPKR, from the coding sequence ATGTTCATGCACAACAGACGGTTGCAATACACGGTGCGCGTCAGCGCAACGAATCCCGGACTCGCGAACCTGATGCTCGAACAGTTCGGCGGACCACAAGGCGAACTCGCCGCCGCCATGCGCTATTTCACCCAGGCAGTGGCCGAGGAGGACCCGGGTCGCAAGGACATGCTGTACGACATTGCGACCGAGGAACTCAGTCACCTTGAGATCATCGGTTGCCTCGTCGCGATGCTTAACCGCGGCGCGAAAGGAGAACTGGCCGAAGCGGTGGACGGTCAGGCGGAGCTCTACCGCAAACTCAATGGCCCAGGCAACGACAGCCATGTGACGCAACTCCTGTACGGCGGTGGGCCGCCGCTCACCAACTCAGGCGGCGTGCCGTGGAGCGCCGCGTACATTGACACGATCGGCGAGCCGACCGCCGACCTGCGCTCGAACATTGCCGCGGAGGCCCGCGCGAAAATCGTCTACGAACGATTGATCAACGTGACTGACGACGCGGGCATCCGCGATGCGCTGGGGTTTCTGATGACCCGCGAGGTCGCGCATCAGAAGTCCTTTGAGAAGGCGCTGTATGCGATTACGCCCAACTTCCCGCCGGGCAAGGCGCCCCCGATACCGGAATTCCCGAGCACCTACTTCAAGATGTCGCACGGTGGCGATGTCGTGCAGGCGCCGTGGAACAGCGGCACCGGGCTGTCGATGCAGCAGGGCGAACCGGCGGTGGACGGTGGCGACGGCAATGCATGGGTTGGCCTCGATGCCGCGGAAGAGTCGGCGCTCACGGAGATGTCCGGGCGGCTGCAATCGGACCCGTCGAGCGATCCGGCAACTGGTGCGGAACTGGGTAGCGATCCGTCAGGCGTCGGCGTCGAAGAATCTGACGCACCCGCACCGAAACGCTAA
- a CDS encoding response regulator, producing the protein MAKVLLVDDDAENLSALQGALESDGHEVAVARDASAAMAILNGAPIQCVVTDLEMPGTDGAQFSRQIRTHPVHRDLPIVMLSAAPEPSVDGVRYWTHFIRKPASFARLAAAVAAEAGTRAGTHAASPRPKSGVLARVALQCQTPCASRWQPVHAASWP; encoded by the coding sequence GTGGCAAAAGTGTTACTGGTCGACGATGACGCCGAAAATCTGTCAGCGCTTCAAGGCGCACTCGAAAGCGACGGTCACGAGGTGGCCGTCGCTCGCGACGCGTCCGCGGCTATGGCGATCCTGAATGGCGCACCCATCCAGTGCGTGGTCACCGACCTTGAAATGCCTGGGACTGACGGCGCACAGTTTTCCCGGCAGATCCGGACGCACCCCGTGCACCGCGACCTGCCCATCGTCATGCTCTCGGCCGCGCCCGAGCCATCGGTCGATGGCGTCCGGTACTGGACGCACTTCATCCGTAAACCGGCGAGTTTCGCACGGCTCGCGGCTGCCGTTGCGGCCGAAGCTGGTACACGCGCCGGTACCCACGCCGCTTCGCCACGCCCGAAGTCCGGCGTCCTCGCGCGGGTTGCCCTGCAGTGCCAGACTCCGTGCGCTTCAAGATGGCAGCCGGTGCATGCTGCGAGCTGGCCGTGA
- a CDS encoding ester cyclase, with amino-acid sequence MAEVNQSDVYRGFIACLNRQDWATLEHFVANDLKYNDKQIGLSGYRKLLTRFCDEIPDVYFELAKVVSQPPLLASRLVFNCTPRGTFLGLPVRGKRISFAENAIYVFQDDRIREVWSVLDKTAIEAQL; translated from the coding sequence ATGGCTGAGGTAAACCAGTCAGATGTCTATCGCGGTTTCATCGCCTGCCTGAACCGGCAGGACTGGGCGACGCTCGAACACTTTGTCGCCAATGATCTGAAGTACAACGACAAACAGATCGGACTTTCAGGCTATCGCAAACTGCTTACCCGGTTTTGCGATGAAATCCCGGATGTGTACTTTGAACTGGCGAAGGTCGTATCGCAGCCCCCTCTTCTCGCGAGCCGGCTGGTTTTTAACTGCACGCCACGGGGCACATTCCTTGGACTGCCCGTGCGCGGAAAGCGCATCTCGTTTGCGGAGAATGCCATTTACGTGTTCCAGGATGACAGGATCCGCGAGGTATGGTCGGTACTCGACAAGACCGCTATTGAAGCGCAGCTGTGA
- the tnpC gene encoding IS66 family transposase: protein MDQTDTDLPDDVDALKALVRAHAASAHANAQRVVELQDQLSSRVIEIEHLKLTIAKLRRMQFGRKSEKLERQIEQLELRLEDLQADEGATDQAHAGKASQRRASAPRKPLPDHLEREEHVHLPGDGHCPGCGGTLKPLGDDISEQLEYVRAHFRVIRHRRPKLACACCDRIVQAAAPSRPIDRGLPGPALLAHIATSKFAYHIPFYRQSVMYARDGVEIEPGTMGHWLGGLTWLLNPLVDAVRRHALGGTKVHADDTPLPVLAPGNGRTKTGRLWVYVRDDRSSGSNEAPAVWFAYTPDRRGEHPQRHLAGFAGILQADAFAGYADLYLDGQIREAACMAHARRKLHDLHAVRPSAITTEALERIGALYRIEEHIRGKPPEERQRIRQAQAVPLLDDLKQWFESTLLTLSAKSDTTRAIQYSLNRWPALVYYCRDGRAEIDNLIAERALRGVAIGRRNFLFAGADSGGERAAAMYSLIGSARLNGVDPEAYLHYVIERIADHPANRIDELLPWNVAPLLPSSARIDPLR, encoded by the coding sequence ATGGATCAGACCGATACCGACCTGCCCGACGACGTTGATGCGCTCAAGGCGCTGGTGCGCGCGCATGCGGCGTCGGCTCATGCGAACGCGCAGCGGGTCGTTGAGTTACAGGATCAACTCAGCTCCCGCGTAATCGAGATCGAACATCTGAAGCTGACGATCGCAAAGCTGCGCCGCATGCAGTTCGGTCGCAAGTCGGAGAAACTGGAGCGTCAGATCGAGCAGCTTGAACTGCGGCTTGAGGACCTGCAGGCCGACGAAGGCGCGACTGATCAGGCTCACGCAGGTAAGGCGTCGCAACGTCGCGCGAGCGCCCCTCGCAAACCACTGCCCGATCATCTCGAGCGCGAGGAGCATGTGCATCTGCCGGGCGATGGGCACTGCCCGGGTTGCGGTGGCACGCTCAAGCCTCTGGGTGACGACATATCGGAGCAGCTCGAATACGTGCGCGCCCATTTCCGCGTCATCCGCCATCGTCGCCCGAAGCTGGCCTGTGCGTGCTGCGACCGTATCGTGCAGGCGGCAGCGCCGAGCCGACCGATTGATCGCGGCCTGCCGGGTCCGGCTCTGCTTGCACACATCGCAACATCGAAATTCGCGTACCACATTCCGTTCTACCGGCAGTCCGTCATGTATGCACGCGACGGCGTCGAGATCGAGCCGGGCACCATGGGGCACTGGCTGGGCGGTCTGACATGGCTGCTGAACCCGCTGGTCGACGCGGTGCGCCGTCACGCGCTCGGTGGCACCAAGGTGCATGCCGACGATACGCCATTACCAGTGCTCGCGCCGGGCAATGGCAGGACGAAGACTGGCAGGCTCTGGGTGTATGTGCGCGATGACCGGTCCAGTGGTTCAAACGAAGCCCCGGCAGTCTGGTTTGCCTATACACCGGATCGCCGCGGCGAACATCCGCAACGTCACCTTGCCGGCTTCGCGGGCATACTCCAGGCAGACGCGTTCGCCGGTTATGCGGACCTGTACCTCGATGGTCAGATCCGCGAAGCAGCGTGCATGGCGCACGCACGTCGCAAGCTACATGATCTGCACGCTGTGCGGCCCTCGGCGATCACCACCGAAGCACTCGAGCGCATCGGCGCACTCTATCGCATAGAAGAGCACATTCGCGGCAAGCCGCCAGAAGAACGACAGCGAATCCGCCAGGCGCAAGCCGTGCCGTTGCTTGATGATCTGAAGCAGTGGTTCGAGTCGACGCTGCTCACACTGTCTGCGAAATCGGACACCACCAGAGCGATCCAGTACTCGTTGAATCGCTGGCCTGCGCTCGTCTATTATTGCCGCGATGGTCGGGCCGAGATCGATAACCTGATCGCCGAGCGCGCCTTGCGCGGGGTGGCAATCGGGAGACGGAATTTTTTATTTGCCGGAGCAGACTCAGGCGGTGAACGCGCAGCCGCGATGTACAGCCTGATCGGGTCCGCACGTCTGAATGGCGTCGATCCCGAAGCCTACCTGCATTACGTCATCGAGCGTATCGCTGATCACCCGGCGAACCGCATCGACGAACTGTTGCCCTGGAACGTTGCTCCTTTACTGCCCAGTTCCGCACGCATCGATCCTCTTCGCTAG
- the tnpB gene encoding IS66 family insertion sequence element accessory protein TnpB (TnpB, as the term is used for proteins encoded by IS66 family insertion elements, is considered an accessory protein, since TnpC, encoded by a neighboring gene, is a DDE family transposase.), whose amino-acid sequence MIPQGLPSGVGLPANTRIWIAAGVTDMRCGFNSLAAKVQTALERDPYGGHVFIFRGRRGDLLKALYWSDGGLCLLAKRLEKGRFAWPRADAGVVPLTTAQLSLLLEGFEWRQPVDAARPRSAL is encoded by the coding sequence GTGATCCCACAGGGACTACCTTCGGGCGTCGGCCTGCCTGCAAACACACGCATCTGGATTGCCGCCGGTGTCACCGACATGCGCTGTGGCTTCAATTCACTTGCAGCAAAGGTACAGACGGCGCTTGAGCGTGACCCATATGGTGGCCATGTTTTTATCTTCAGGGGCCGTCGCGGTGATCTGCTGAAGGCGTTGTACTGGAGCGATGGCGGCCTGTGTCTTCTGGCAAAGCGCCTGGAGAAAGGGCGATTTGCATGGCCGCGCGCTGACGCCGGCGTCGTGCCGCTCACGACCGCTCAACTCTCGCTGCTGCTCGAGGGATTCGAGTGGCGTCAGCCAGTCGATGCAGCACGCCCGCGCAGTGCTTTGTAA
- the tnpA gene encoding IS66-like element accessory protein TnpA, producing the protein MEWKRSVVEQTFEPGASVARVARDNNVNANQVWAWRKLHAQGLLVEDTQMQTMLPVVVDIQSDRPASHASDVTDTPASAGATAGSIQLQHGNTSVRIEGVPDAATLRLVLERILR; encoded by the coding sequence TTGGAATGGAAGCGATCGGTTGTCGAGCAGACGTTTGAACCGGGTGCCTCGGTTGCGCGGGTCGCGCGCGACAACAATGTGAACGCCAATCAGGTTTGGGCCTGGCGCAAACTGCACGCCCAGGGGCTGCTGGTCGAAGACACACAGATGCAGACCATGTTGCCTGTCGTTGTCGATATCCAGTCCGATAGACCAGCCAGCCATGCGTCGGATGTGACCGACACACCGGCGTCTGCCGGGGCCACAGCCGGCAGCATCCAGCTTCAGCACGGCAATACGTCTGTCCGGATAGAAGGCGTGCCCGATGCGGCGACCCTGCGTCTGGTCCTCGAGCGGATTCTCCGGTGA
- a CDS encoding cupin domain-containing protein codes for MNKAALFLSFVLGSAAAFTSAHAGTGKATTLMVKELPDFPGKEGMVELVEFTPGEVSQPHRHNADLFVYVLEGSVVTQVKGQAAQTVNAGGSFYESPTDLHIVSRNASATQPAKLLVFYVKDKGAPPTVLLQHEHQ; via the coding sequence ATGAACAAGGCAGCACTCTTTCTGTCATTCGTTCTTGGCAGCGCCGCGGCGTTCACCAGCGCTCATGCAGGGACCGGAAAGGCAACGACTTTGATGGTAAAAGAGCTTCCCGACTTCCCCGGAAAGGAAGGCATGGTGGAACTCGTCGAATTCACTCCCGGCGAAGTCTCGCAGCCGCATCGGCATAATGCTGATCTCTTTGTGTACGTACTGGAAGGCAGCGTCGTCACCCAAGTGAAAGGGCAAGCTGCTCAGACAGTTAATGCTGGTGGCAGCTTCTATGAATCCCCTACAGATCTGCACATTGTTAGCCGCAACGCCAGTGCAACGCAGCCCGCAAAACTACTCGTCTTTTATGTGAAAGACAAAGGCGCTCCACCGACCGTGCTTCTGCAGCATGAGCACCAATGA
- a CDS encoding acyl-CoA dehydrogenase: MSKSGMLKSSGAARAMHSTLLVDRGDKDVVAAAAALVPALRSRAAQTDALSKLPDETIADFQKARLFDMMVPAIYGGLQSPLETFLDALMEIGRGDGSAAWTLGLISTGTWMSAAMYPKHVTDQVFAQGANFRTASALAPRKAKTRRVADGYVIEDGLWMYNSGVYHAQWDQLGIPLVNDAGEVIGRGAALIPVSEVNLLNDWDTIGLRGSGSTSVSVKDVFVPDERISSMSRTLQDDYAAVHLRSEAIYRMPMVPALATRLVCPLLGMAKAAVELFMDKIGTRGIAFTNYEKQGEATVTHLQIGEATAKIDAAESIIRNSIRLLDECAAGTERMCVQQRARLWRDAALASRMIWEAVDMLAGASGTAFINRNAPMNRVWHDVRVAYMHGALHASTFFELYGRLSTGKPPNTFLLPELIN, encoded by the coding sequence ATGAGTAAGAGCGGTATGCTGAAATCATCAGGCGCTGCGCGCGCGATGCATTCCACCTTGTTAGTTGACCGTGGCGACAAAGATGTCGTCGCCGCGGCCGCCGCTCTGGTGCCCGCGCTGCGCTCGCGCGCGGCGCAAACCGATGCGTTGTCGAAGCTTCCCGATGAGACGATCGCGGATTTTCAAAAGGCGCGTCTCTTCGACATGATGGTGCCGGCGATCTACGGTGGCCTGCAATCACCCCTTGAAACTTTCCTTGACGCGCTGATGGAGATCGGGCGCGGCGACGGCTCGGCCGCGTGGACACTGGGGTTGATTTCCACCGGCACTTGGATGTCGGCCGCGATGTATCCGAAGCACGTGACCGACCAGGTGTTCGCGCAAGGCGCCAATTTCCGCACCGCCAGTGCGCTCGCGCCGCGCAAGGCGAAAACGCGGCGTGTCGCCGACGGCTACGTGATCGAAGACGGGCTGTGGATGTACAACAGCGGCGTCTATCATGCGCAGTGGGACCAGCTTGGAATTCCGCTCGTCAACGATGCGGGCGAGGTGATAGGCCGCGGCGCCGCACTGATTCCGGTTTCCGAGGTGAACCTGCTAAACGATTGGGACACGATTGGCCTGCGCGGCAGCGGTAGCACGAGCGTGAGCGTCAAGGACGTGTTCGTGCCCGACGAGCGGATTTCATCGATGAGCCGTACTTTGCAAGACGACTACGCTGCCGTGCATTTGCGTAGCGAAGCCATCTACCGGATGCCAATGGTGCCGGCGCTTGCCACGCGCCTGGTTTGTCCGCTGCTTGGGATGGCGAAGGCGGCGGTCGAGCTTTTCATGGACAAGATAGGCACGCGCGGCATCGCGTTCACTAACTATGAAAAGCAGGGCGAGGCGACTGTCACACACTTGCAGATCGGCGAAGCGACAGCAAAGATCGACGCCGCGGAATCAATCATCAGGAATTCGATCCGGCTGCTCGACGAATGCGCGGCGGGCACCGAGCGGATGTGCGTGCAGCAACGCGCGCGACTCTGGCGCGACGCCGCCCTTGCGAGCAGGATGATCTGGGAAGCGGTGGACATGCTGGCGGGTGCGTCAGGCACCGCGTTCATCAACCGGAATGCACCGATGAACCGCGTCTGGCATGACGTACGCGTCGCATACATGCACGGCGCCCTCCACGCGAGCACATTCTTCGAGCTATACGGTCGGTTGTCGACGGGCAAGCCGCCGAATACGTTCCTCCTGCCAGAATTGATCAATTGA